The Fibrobacter succinogenes genome includes the window TCTACCGGCATGGAAAATGGCGCGAGCTTCTGCTTCTTGGCCGACGGCAAGGCTATTGGCGATACCATCAATGTTCCGCAGACGGGCGACGACTGGAGCGTTTACAAGGAATTTGACGGTGGCGTAGCGAAGCTCACCAAGGGTACACACGTGATTCGTCTCGTCGTCACCGGCGACAACGTGAACGTGGACTGGTTCTCTCTTGGCGATGTGAGCGAAGTCGGCATCAAGAACGGTGTAAGGCTTGCTGCTTCGGGTTCCAAAGTTTACCGCGTGTACAATGTTGGCGGAAAGCTCTTGGGCACTGTCGATATGAAGGGCAAGAAGGCTGGCGCCGCTTTGATGGATGCGGGCTTTACCAAGGGCGTTTACATGCTCAAGAGCATTGACAGCCGCAAGACCTTCATGACCTCTGTCACAAGATAAAATTCATATAATTCCTAAAGTATCAATCACTCCGAAAGCATCAAACACTCCGAAGGCAAAACCTCCGGGGTGTTTTTTTTTACAAAAAAAATTAGTCCAAATGCCTCGCTAATGTGTGTTAATATAAAGGGTAAAGATGTTCTTTGCCAGCGGTCTCAGCGTAACTGGGAATAGAATGATGGATAGATAATGGATAATCGAACTAATAATAGCGATTCTGATCAGGCTGAAATTATTGTCGGAAATGTAATGGGTGAGGCTAAGACTTATGAGGAATTCAAGGGGGCAGGGGTCTATGCCGACCTTCTCCTTGACAGAACTTTTAAGAAGGCTTTCAATCCAGATACACAAAATAAGGTTTGCTTGATGGCGCTCTTGAATGCCGTCTTGGAGGGCGAAATTGCATCACCGATTGTGGATGTTCAGTCTCGCGATAAGGAATTCAACGACGGATCGAACGAAAACCGCACCACGATTTTCGACCTGTATTGCATCGATTCCGCTGGGCGACGGTTCATCATCGAAGTGCAAATTTTAAGCCAGAAAAATGTAGTGAACCGCGCAATCTATTACGCTTCGCAGACGATTGTTGCTCAGGGGGAACGTGGCAAGGCCTATAATTATGAATTGAGTCCAATCATTACGGTGGTAATCATGGAATTCAACATCTTTGATGACGACCGCTATATTCGTCGTGCAAAGCTTCGTGAAGTGAACGGCAGCTGCATTAGCGACACGCTCTGTTTTGCATTTGTAGAATTGCTCAAGTTTAAGAAGCCGCTGGACGAGCTTGAAACCGTGCTTGACAAGGGGCTATACGCGCTCAAGAACATGAAAAACTTGACGCAGATGCCCAAGCAGTATGCTAAGTCGGCATTCGAGCTCTTGTTTCCTGTTGCCGAAATGGCTAAATTATCGAAAGAGGAACAGAAGATGATTGACGAAGCACAGAAAGCCAAATGGGATGCCTACGCCATCGAACAGTTTGCCATTGA containing:
- a CDS encoding Rpn family recombination-promoting nuclease/putative transposase codes for the protein MDNRTNNSDSDQAEIIVGNVMGEAKTYEEFKGAGVYADLLLDRTFKKAFNPDTQNKVCLMALLNAVLEGEIASPIVDVQSRDKEFNDGSNENRTTIFDLYCIDSAGRRFIIEVQILSQKNVVNRAIYYASQTIVAQGERGKAYNYELSPIITVVIMEFNIFDDDRYIRRAKLREVNGSCISDTLCFAFVELLKFKKPLDELETVLDKGLYALKNMKNLTQMPKQYAKSAFELLFPVAEMAKLSKEEQKMIDEAQKAKWDAYAIEQFAIETGLQKGMEKGLEKAAREIAKKLKARNRPISEIVEDTGLSEEEIKAL